The Geotalea uraniireducens Rf4 genome window below encodes:
- a CDS encoding NAD(P)-binding domain-containing protein, with protein MNQILDVLIVGGGPAGVAAAYLCHKKGLNYLIIESGKGIFQGIANTYPEGKNVYPSKPKENPEPFLVEELRPPDKPVAVEKYIQYVQHFVQHENLAVQTETQFDDIKEEREHLSVQTSSGPIKARKVVLAFGSSIPKELSVYGDAKMVAKTLDDPKKYVGVRTLVIGGGNTAADVIISIMKEKRQAGDINPVYWAHIAETFDVNKETAQRLGEEILLGGNIRLLPGATPRIGEVDEEGVDRLVIRTSELKQPDGIEIYNAMSFPMKNVIACIGSQGPLPIFDKIGVQTIACAEGVCHVAKEGDRLILLTADFESTRKGVYVIGGAISPSYMRISGGTIQEEKHPNLIYTAINDAGHVVEAILKKIGK; from the coding sequence ATGAACCAGATCCTCGATGTGCTCATAGTCGGCGGCGGCCCTGCAGGAGTTGCGGCAGCATACCTTTGCCACAAGAAAGGGCTCAATTACCTGATTATCGAATCCGGCAAGGGAATCTTCCAGGGAATAGCCAACACCTACCCGGAAGGAAAGAACGTCTATCCATCCAAACCGAAGGAAAACCCGGAGCCATTTCTGGTTGAGGAACTGCGACCTCCTGACAAGCCGGTTGCCGTCGAAAAATACATCCAGTACGTACAGCACTTCGTCCAGCACGAAAACCTCGCGGTACAGACCGAAACCCAGTTTGACGACATCAAGGAAGAGCGGGAACACCTGAGCGTTCAGACATCGAGCGGCCCGATCAAGGCGCGCAAAGTGGTGCTGGCCTTCGGCAGCAGCATCCCCAAGGAGCTGTCGGTTTACGGCGACGCAAAGATGGTCGCCAAAACCCTCGATGATCCGAAAAAATACGTGGGAGTCCGCACGCTGGTCATCGGCGGCGGAAATACAGCCGCCGACGTCATCATTTCCATCATGAAGGAAAAACGCCAAGCCGGGGACATCAACCCCGTCTACTGGGCTCACATCGCCGAAACCTTCGACGTCAACAAGGAAACGGCCCAAAGGCTCGGGGAAGAGATCCTGCTCGGCGGGAATATCCGTCTCTTGCCGGGGGCAACGCCAAGGATCGGCGAAGTGGACGAAGAAGGTGTGGACCGGCTGGTAATCCGCACCAGTGAACTGAAACAGCCCGATGGCATTGAAATCTACAACGCCATGAGTTTCCCGATGAAAAACGTCATTGCCTGCATCGGCTCCCAGGGACCGCTTCCCATCTTCGACAAGATCGGCGTCCAGACCATTGCCTGTGCCGAAGGGGTCTGCCATGTGGCCAAGGAAGGGGACCGGCTGATTCTCCTCACCGCGGATTTCGAATCGACCCGCAAAGGGGTTTACGTGATCGGCGGTGCCATCTCCCCCTCCTACATGCGAATCAGCGGCGGCACCATCCAGGAGGAAAAACACCCCAACCTCATATACACTGCCATCAACGATGCCGGGCATGTGGTCGAAGCGATCCTGAAAAAAATCGGCAAATAA
- a CDS encoding Glu/Leu/Phe/Val family dehydrogenase, with translation MCEITCDELGPAKVIQLYSPKEQLRAVVVVDNTALGPAIGGVRMSSRLTAEEVWRLARTMTLKNSIAGLPHGGAKAGIIADPASPGKERRFRVFARMIRNLTEYIPGPDMGCDETAMAWIHDEIGRSVGLPEEIGGLPLDKVGATGYGLAECAEVAASAAGLELKGARVAVQGFGSVGKAAARFLADKGAVLVAVADSQGTVHNPDGLDLPELVKVKRESGSVVKYSKGNILPADAVIGIDCHILIPAATPDVIHEGNAETIKARLILQGANIPATTGAEQILHERGILVVPDFIANAGGVIMAAMEYAGKAEQEAFTAIRERIRNNTRLILEKMSTDQTLPRVAADALAQERVLRAMCYQDS, from the coding sequence ATGTGCGAAATTACATGTGATGAACTCGGCCCGGCGAAGGTCATTCAGCTTTACTCCCCAAAGGAACAATTGCGTGCCGTGGTGGTCGTGGACAACACCGCCCTCGGCCCGGCCATAGGCGGGGTGCGGATGTCGTCCCGACTAACTGCGGAAGAGGTCTGGCGCCTGGCACGGACCATGACCTTGAAGAACTCCATAGCCGGTTTGCCCCACGGCGGCGCCAAGGCCGGTATTATCGCCGATCCGGCAAGCCCCGGCAAAGAGCGCCGGTTCCGTGTCTTTGCCCGCATGATCCGTAACCTCACGGAATACATCCCCGGCCCGGACATGGGGTGCGACGAGACGGCAATGGCATGGATTCACGATGAAATCGGCCGCTCGGTCGGACTTCCGGAGGAGATCGGCGGCCTGCCGCTGGACAAGGTGGGGGCAACCGGCTATGGCCTGGCCGAGTGCGCGGAGGTGGCAGCGTCTGCTGCGGGGCTGGAACTGAAGGGGGCGCGGGTGGCGGTGCAGGGCTTCGGCAGCGTAGGAAAGGCCGCAGCCCGGTTCCTCGCGGACAAGGGTGCGGTGCTGGTGGCTGTTGCCGATTCGCAGGGGACGGTGCACAACCCGGACGGCCTCGACCTGCCGGAGCTGGTGAAGGTCAAGAGAGAGAGCGGCAGCGTCGTCAAGTACTCAAAGGGAAACATCCTGCCGGCCGACGCCGTCATCGGTATCGATTGCCACATCCTGATTCCTGCGGCAACGCCGGATGTCATCCACGAGGGGAACGCCGAAACAATCAAAGCCCGCCTGATTCTTCAAGGGGCCAACATTCCGGCCACAACAGGGGCTGAGCAGATACTGCACGAACGCGGCATCCTCGTCGTACCGGACTTCATTGCCAATGCAGGCGGGGTCATCATGGCTGCCATGGAATACGCGGGAAAGGCTGAGCAGGAGGCCTTTACCGCCATCAGAGAGCGCATCAGGAACAACACCCGCCTGATCCTGGAAAAGATGTCTACCGACCAGACCCTCCCCCGCGTCGCCGCAGACGCCCTGGCACAAGAGCGGGTTCTGCGCGCCATGTGCTACCAGGATTCCTGA
- a CDS encoding acetate--CoA ligase family protein, with the protein MQVTTEKLRRFLAAHGNSQTFLEQEVKGLLRELGIAVPSGVFIPAGEPVPSPHSLLFPLVAKAALPGVASKNDIGGVRLGIRDAAELSVAVAELEKIPVAAGVLVEEMARPGVEVIVGGAVDPQFGPIVMFGLGGLFVELFRDVAFAMAPLDRRAARRLVEATKGAVVLRGYRGKPPVDMESLLSVVVAVSELIGSGFIEEIDLNPVELYPDGALVVDAKMKRRSQESW; encoded by the coding sequence ATGCAAGTGACGACGGAGAAACTGAGGCGGTTCCTGGCTGCGCACGGTAACAGTCAGACGTTCCTTGAGCAAGAGGTCAAAGGCCTGTTGCGCGAGCTGGGGATAGCTGTTCCATCCGGGGTTTTTATACCTGCCGGAGAGCCGGTCCCTTCGCCACACTCCCTTTTGTTCCCCCTTGTCGCCAAGGCGGCATTGCCGGGTGTTGCCTCCAAGAATGATATTGGGGGCGTGCGGCTCGGGATACGGGATGCAGCCGAGTTGTCGGTGGCGGTGGCCGAGTTGGAGAAAATCCCGGTTGCTGCCGGTGTGTTGGTGGAGGAAATGGCCCGGCCGGGGGTGGAGGTGATCGTAGGCGGGGCCGTAGACCCGCAGTTCGGACCGATCGTCATGTTTGGCCTCGGCGGTCTGTTCGTAGAGCTTTTCCGGGATGTGGCCTTTGCCATGGCGCCGCTTGACAGGAGGGCGGCAAGAAGGCTCGTGGAAGCGACGAAGGGGGCGGTGGTGCTGCGCGGTTACCGCGGCAAGCCGCCGGTGGATATGGAGTCGCTGCTTTCGGTTGTCGTAGCGGTTTCGGAGTTGATCGGGAGCGGGTTCATCGAGGAGATCGACCTGAATCCGGTGGAGCTCTATCCGGACGGGGCTCTGGTGGTGGACGCAAAGATGAAGCGGCGTTCTCAGGAATCCTGGTAG